The genomic stretch ACAATAGCCCTCTGGATTTTTGTAGTGGTTCTGGATAAGTTAGGCAATGTGTTTGGAAAGTAGCTAATTGTTAGACCTTTATTGAAAGGAGAGTAAGTGTGCTCAGACAGGCTGCAGGAGGCTCAGCTCTAAACCTCTTCAAAGTGGTCAGACAAACTTGAGAAGAGACTTTCAAGAGCCCTCAAGCACAGAGGGGCATCCAGCCCTGTCCTTGCCTGCTAGGTGCCTGAGCTATGCTCTGTTGTAAGCTGGGCTAAATGCAGCAAGCAGTGCAGtgcctgctctcctcctccccaacaCCTGCTAGTGAGCTGTGGAGACCTCTGTCAAAGCTGTTTTGAGCTTTATTTTGCTCGAAGCTGTTTGGGCTGTTCTCTGTAAGGGCTTTAATGAAGCAggctgaacttttttttttctcctgtctggGGAGGTGATGGTCATGATGGACTTTGACTCCTAAGCTGCAAGTCTTATTTAAGGGTACTGCTTAGCCTTGTCTAAATACTCTACTGCTGTTCCCCTGAGCAGGGGCAGACTTCTAGCTCTGCACCCATGGCAAAAGCAGGCTTGAGCTAGTGCAGATTACAAACCTCAAGGGACAGGAACAACTTGTGCTggctggaaaaaagaaaaacctgcatTATGTAGTACCTGGCATTGCTTGTGGTGGGCAGGTTCCTAGAGGACTGCCAAACTTCTGTTAGGCTGTAGCAGAGCACTGGACTGAGGGATGAGTTTAATCTTGCCTTCCTGGTCAACAGCTAATGAGAGGGGCAAATCTGTAGTTaagactgaagcaaaaagaGCCTACAGGATCTGAACTtggagggggggtgtgtggaacTGGCTGCCTTGAGTTTTGTACATGGTCTTTCCCTGTCTCCTCTGGTAGcaaacttaaaaaacaaaaccaacaacaaaaagcaaaacaacaacaacaaacaccccccccccaccccaccccccatgCTATATACAGCTTTCCTTCCTGCCCTTGGGGAGAAGCTAATGAGTCACAGGAGGACATTGCTTAATGCCCTGGAGGGTTCTTGGCTTGTCTGGTGAGGGCAGGCTAGGAACAAGTTCAGCCGGGAGTCAGAGTTGCTCAAGCTAAATGCACACTTGAATGTGACTGGTAACTAGTGAGACCAAAATGAAGATGCCTTTACATGGGAACTTGACAGAGGACGTGTAGATGCGTCTGAATTTTGCTCCAGAAACAAACGGTTGGCATAGCTTTTGTTTGCTTATCAGAATACAAGCGGGGCTTtgggaggatggggagagagTCAAGGACAGTTGAAGACTATTTTACTTGATTCCCTTGTCTGGGCAGGATGGTAGCTAAAACaattgcagcagggctgggctgtatcctctttcctctctctgcctgttttctttatttttggaCTTCTTTCATTTGTGTTTGCCTTCCCCATTTTTATGCCTGCTCAAGGGTCTTTAGTTTCTTGCAGTCTGTTTTGATGCCTCCCAGCAGTGCAGAGCCATGTCATGAGGATATCAGGCCATCTTTTCTGCCCTCTGTGGGTTTTATGCCAGTTTGTTCCCATCCTCATAACTCTGAGATCTGGGTGGGTTAAAGGATGGGTCTTGTTGAGCAGCTAACAGGTAGTTGCTGGCAATGGGGTTTTGCTTGTGCTTGGTATGTAACTGCCCCTGCAAGCTGCAGATGTGGGTAGCTCCTTTGGTTATATACATTCCAGAACCAGGCTGAATAAGGAGATAGACCTAGCACTGTAAGCATACCAACTAATTAATCAATGTAAattgtttctcttcccctcctgtcCTCACAGCTTTTGAGACTCAGCAACTGCTCTGGAGAAATGTCCCCTGTGTAAAACCCCAGCTCCTGTACAATGTACCAGTCTGGCTTTGTGCCACGGGAGTATTACCCAACCGTGATCCCACCTTCTGCTTACGCCTACCCACTGCTGCgggctgggagagcagaagACGCAACCAACTCCATGATGTTCCCTCCCATCCATATGCACAACTTCTACAGCCGACCTATCACCTTTGTGGTGGACCGGAACAGCTACCCTGACTATGCAGGAGGTCAGGTGGAGTATCATCATCTCTACAGTGCATCCAATCCCTATTTCCGTCCATATTACACCTGGCACTTCCCTCCTGTGGTCCCCATCCCTCTGTACAATCCCTATGCAAACTACAACCCCTACACTGCTTACCAGAGGTCAGATCAGTATCGAGACACATGGCCAGAAGGCTTCACAATGAGAGGGGAGCTTCAATGGGGGAAGCTCGGAAAGGTGTTTGGACCAAGGAAAGACCTCCCAGAATTTGTGAAGGATGATCTCAGGAGGGTTTATGGCACCTACCCACGAACCAATGTCTCCATAACCTACCGTAAAGGGGAGTTCTTGGTCAAGGGAGACCCCAAGGTAGGAGAACAGGAAtatacagtggaaaaaaaagtcattcagcGGGTTGTGACCCCCAGTGCCAGTGAGGCAGATGACAGCAGTGAGGACCGGAACcgtaagaagaaaaagaaactgagacGTTGATGTAGTCAGTTGCCCAATGGACAGATGCTCCAGAGCCCTTGTGGGAACCAGTTGGCAGCTGTTCTTGGTGCAGCTGGCAAATAGCACAAGCAGTGGATTCCACCACTCCCATTGGCTTTTAACTGCTCCACATCCTCCACAAGCTTACGGCAGCTTTACCCTGTTTGATGCATGATGCCCATCCTGTGAAGAAACCACGTGGCACTTGACTGTCTGTTGGATCAGCTCTTTGGTCCTAGTTTTGAAATGAATGTTTACTTTCCACTGGTTTGGTTAAGTGGCCACAGTCTGGTGGGGGGATTTCCAGACAGAAGCCCTTGATTAGAAGATGGGGCCTCTTCCTATCCTGTCCAAGGGAAGGTCCTGAAAGCTGGCTCCTTTCCTGGCACTCAGTTAAGGAGATCAAAGCAGGATTTCCTCCAGGCTGGGGGCAGTACAGGTGTTGGAGAGAGGGGTTCTTGAACACTGTAAAAAGCAATCATTTGCATATCTTATCACTGCTGTTTATGACCATACTATTGCTCTTAATCACTGTGCGATGCCTGTATGCAGCACTTCCCTACGCTGGCAGAAGATCCTGGTGTCCCCATATTCTTACACTTGGTAAGCTGGTGCTCAGTTCTCCTGGCCACGTGTCCTTGTGGAAATAGCTGTGTGAGGCCCTGCTCTGGGTCTGACTTGGCTCTGGTTGGAGGTGCTGGCTCTCTGGCAAGGTTACTGGAGTTGTGTGAACCATAGCATTTCCACAGCTTGGTCTCTTGGAAGGGTGGACTTCAGAGTTGTGCTGGAAACCTGGAGGGTTGTGAGGGTCTGCATCTGACTTGCTTGTGAACTTCTCTACCTTTTAAATGAttataaataaacaataaaaaaccccaaatgcaaATGCttatatttctggtttttagcTACCTGACGGCAGTCTCTCCTGTGAACAACTTGTGACCTGATCTGACACCTTTTTGCAGAGCTGGGGATGACTTCTGATAAATTCCTGGTGGCTGTTTTACACTGCGTTATAGTGGAGAATGTCCCCCAAAACTTAAGGCAGGCAGCCAAGGTCTCCCAGAGACCCAGACTTGCTCTTGCCTAGCTGTGGTGGGTTATTCTGCTAGCTCTGCTTGGCAGCACTCTGCCTTGCCCCAGTTTGGCTGTTGCCTAACAGTTTCCTCCTTGGGGGCCAGCGGGGACTTTCTGAGCATACAGGAGAAAAAGGGGACCTGctctgtccccctgcagccttcCCCTGACATGCCATGTGGGAGAAAGGCTGCTTAATGCAGGAGGGAACTGGGTGCTCCTCATTTGCATAGCAAAGGAGAGAGTCTGTGAGGGTGAACTTGGAGGCTCTGAATTGCTATAAAGTCAAAGCAAGTGGATTTTTAAGTTAATGCAACAGTTTTTGTTTAAGCAATTGGTAGAATGTCTTGGCAACTATCTGgatttccccttccctgctgaGCTTCTTGGAAATGGGTTAACTCTGCTGCCACATAAAGCTGCAAGAGGGCTGAACCAGAAAAACTGCTGCAGAAACCTCAGACTGAGCTGATGCTCCTTGCCTGTGTTGCAAGCAGTGGCTGTGGGACTTACTGAATGGGTCAGAGAAGGCCTCCACTAATGACTGGTGGCCTTTGGTTATCCAGTATAGGAAAAATGCAGCAATTCCTGACTCTTTGGCTAAGCAGGGCATCCTGTGCAGGTAGAGATGTGCACTTAGATGTCCAttgtcctgctctgcagcagccttgcTGCAGTTCTGGTGGTGTGCTCCCtgtccttccagcagcagctgctcctacAAGCAGCGGATCAGATACTTGTGTGGGCAGTGCAGCACTCTGATGGGATGCTGGAAGGAGTTTCTTCCTCACCCCTTACAGCTGGGACTTCAGAGCTGGATGCCACCTGCCATGGGAGGGGTGTTGGGAAGGAGCTGCTCTAGGTGAGATCCTGGAGCAAACACAGACCAGCTCTTCTAGGCAAGGTAGGGGGGCAGGGGCATTGGGTTTGCCCTATGGTGATGATGAGATGCTACATAAATTACCAGGACTTACATAATTTATCCTAAATGCCATTCCTCCAGCTGATAAATTCCTGGTGGCAGTTTTGCACTGTGTTATAGTGGAAAATGTCCCCCAAAACTCAAGACAGGCAGCTGAGGTCTCCCAGAGCTATATGATGGATGGGTGGAAAGAGGCTGTTGCCTCCACAAAAACTTTGTCCAAATACCTGTTTCTGCTGGGGACTGTGGGGAGAGAGAGCAGGCACAGCCCTTAATTTTACCTGTCCTGTTTATCTTCTCCaaagttttgtttggttttgttgcctGGACTCTGAACAGGAGATTGCTGGGCACAGCCAGGATGTTGTTCTGACaatgtgtattatttttattttctcaagtgCCATTTCACTTCCAGACAGATGAAAACATGTTgtagttgggctttttttttccccttgaaggAAAGCCTGCCACAAATGCCCCCTGCCTCGAGCGGCTCTGTGAATGCAGGGTTTCCTGTGGTGGCTGTAACTCACCTCCATCCCTACTCTGGTCTCTGTGTGGGAGCAAATGTGTATGTTCCTTGCAGAAACAGCTCACAGCTGCTCTCTCTTCCTGATGATTCGAGGCTTAtttgctgcccagctgcagaACTGAATCCATAGGGCATTTTTGGAGGCTTTAACGCCTATGGAATTCAGTTCTCAGAGCCAAGCAGCCAGTACGAGTCAGCTTCCCCTGGCCCCAGCCGGCTGCATCTCCATCTgcaagggggggaaaaatagcAGAGAGCTCATCATGTTGCTGACACAGTGCAGGCACTGAGCTGACACAGATTTCTGCAAcggggagctgctgcaaggagagGACTCTGGCATCTCTTGCCCCAGAAGCAGCACGCGCAGCCACAGCTTTCTTAGGAAACTTTGTTCAAGCtggctgctattttttttccactgcttccATGTGTTTATCCTGTccttcagagctgctgcaaagcTTTGGGTCAGCCCTGAGCTCTGTAAACCTGCTGGAGCTGTAAGAGAAATACCATTTCTTCCAGATGGGGCTAGTATTTGCAGGTGCATTGGAAATCCCACCTATGTGTTTGCCCTGTGTGGGGGCGGTAACACATCCCTCAGTCTAAACTGTTCCTCTGCGTGTGTGTCTGAAAATGGGACACAGCcatgcctggggcagtggggggaTGCTTGGCACTGCAGGAGCCGTCCAGTGTGCTCAGGCACCAGCCCTCTGCTCCATTTGTACTGAAACCAGTGCTTGCAGGAACCCCTTAAACTGGGATGTGCCAGCTGATGGATGGAAGTGGCTTGTGCACCAGGTGGTGCTGTGGGTGGACCACGAGGTGCAGGGGAGCCTGTCCATTTGCAACTGGAAGGGACAGAGGGTAATTCTACAGcttaaaatgaaacagtgaAAGGCCTCTTCCATGCAGCTCAGAGAGCAGATCCAGGGAGGGATTGGTCTTGGTCTGGGCCAAGCTGGGACATACTGGTGCATCCCACAACCATGCATGTGCCTTTTGTTCCCTGTGTCCCCCACCCTCTGGTTTGGGCTGCAAAGCTCACGTGTGTGGAGGGGCAGACTCAGGGGACACTTGGAGACCCCCAGTGAGCAGCTATGGAGGTGCTGATGCTGCTGGCAGATTTGGGCGGTGTCGGTCCTTCAGCAGGAGATGTTCATTTTCAAACCCAGGGTAGCTgaaaggcagggagaggcttttttttttggctcgGCAATAGTTTTACACAGTTGTGACAACAGCGGCTCAGGGTGGCTCAGGCAGGAGTAACTGCTGGGAGATGGTCACAGCCCTTTGCCTGCACACCGGCAGTGCAGGAGGGGAGCCCTCGGGTCTGGCGgatcagcagcagagatgggaaaTGACACACACCACTTTGGAGCATGGGGAAAGATTTCGATGGGGGAAGCACAGAGCAACTGTCGCACGAGAAGCTAACTTTGATTGCTCAACAGCTGGCCTGGGGCTCTATTTTAATCCATCCTCACGGAATCCGAGTTCAGCCGGGACAGTGTGAACTCACCATCCCAACAACCATCCCAAGGGAGCCAAGCCCCATTGCAAAAGCTGTGGGGTCCCAGCCCTGGCATATCCCAGGGACCACGTGCAGCAGTACTGCAGGAGCTACctggaggggcagcagcagagggaggtGGGGTAAAACAGAGCCTTACACCAAGGTTCCCCCTGCCCCACCGCAGGTGGTCATGGTCAAAGTGGCGGCTCAGGGACCCGGCTGTGCACGGTGCTGTTTTTCAGACCAGTGTGGCAGAGATGTTTCAATACCTCCGAGCACCCTGAGCTCAGAAAAGTGGAGTGatctccctcttctccttgtcctcctcctcccgctctGCAGGCAGGCACCTGTGCAAGGGagtggggcaggaggcagcctgCCAGAGATGCTACAGCCAGGTGGGAGCAGACCTGCCAGTCTGCAATGGCTGGTAGGGATGGGGTGCTT from Grus americana isolate bGruAme1 chromosome 7, bGruAme1.mat, whole genome shotgun sequence encodes the following:
- the C7H10orf95 gene encoding uncharacterized protein C10orf95 homolog translates to MYQSGFVPREYYPTVIPPSAYAYPLLRAGRAEDATNSMMFPPIHMHNFYSRPITFVVDRNSYPDYAGGQVEYHHLYSASNPYFRPYYTWHFPPVVPIPLYNPYANYNPYTAYQRSDQYRDTWPEGFTMRGELQWGKLGKVFGPRKDLPEFVKDDLRRVYGTYPRTNVSITYRKGEFLVKGDPKVGEQEYTVEKKVIQRVVTPSASEADDSSEDRNRKKKKKLRR